The following is a genomic window from Flavobacteriales bacterium.
GCCATGCGCACGCTACCGATCCTCCCCGCCCTGATGCTGCTGACCCTGTTGTTCACCAGCCCCGCTCTGCATGCCGCCGAACCTGCGCGCGCCACTTCCGCCGACGAACTGGAGCTGGCCGTGGAGCGCGCGCTCAACCGCCATGTCGTGTTCCCGCTGCTGGAGCGCAAGCACGACATGACCGGTGAGGTCACCGTGAGCTTCGTGGTGAACAGCGAAGGTCGGCTGGAGGTGCTCGAGTGCTGGTCCGCCAACGAGCCGCTGCGTCAGTACGTGCTGAGCAAGCTGGCCAAGGTGGATGTGGGGGACAACCCGGACGGCATCTGGCGCACCACCCGCGTGCATTTCGTCTTCCGCCCGGAGAAGGCCTGAAGGTCTTGGTAGGTAGGTTGGGAAGAGGCGCCCCAGGAGGGGCGCCTTCTTTTTCTCCGCGGGCTGTAACTCGGAAAGGGAGCGCCCGTCCTACGAACGAGCGGTGGCCAAGTCCCTGCACCGAAAACGAGAAGACCATGCGTACCACGATCATCCGCACCACCCTCCTGCTGGCCGCCGGCTTTGGCCTGGCCGGCTTCGCCCAAGCGCAGGACGACAGCACCTCCACACGCCGCAACACCCTCGAGCTCGGGGTCCACACCAAGCGCGGACCGTATGCCCAGGTGAAGGGCAAGGACGACACGGCCCAGGAGGACAAGCCGGACACGATCACTTTCCAGACCAAGCGGAAGATCATCACCATCCTGACGGAGAACAAGGTGATGGACACCACCGGGGTGGCCGCGGCCGAGCGCCTGCGACACCTGCGGCGGGAGCGCCGCAATGCCTTCACCTATTGGACGGGGGTGGAGATCGGGCTCAACAACTTCATGAGCCCCGACGGCGGCTTCGACCTGCCCGAGAAGGCGCGGTTCATGCAGCTGGAGGACGCCAACTCCCGGTTCTTCGCCCTCAATGTGGCCGAGTACAAGGTGGAGTTCGGCAGCCACCACGCCGGGCTCTTCACCGGGCTGGGCCTGGAGTTCGTGAACTACCGGCTGAGCAACAACGTGCGCCTGGCCTATGACAGCGATTCGGTGTTCGCGCAGACCGTGGTGGAGCCGGACCTGCGCAAGAACAAACTGCGGCAGATCGGCCTGCGCGTGCCGGTGATGTTCGAGTTCAACACCAAGCGCTCGCCGCTGCCCACCGAGGATGAGCTGCGGGCCGGGGCATGGAAGAACAAGGGGTTCTCGCGCAAGAACAACTTCCATTTCGCCTTCGGGGTGGTGGGCAGCTGGTACTTCGACACCATGTACAAGGTGAAGTACCGGCAGGACGGTGACATGGAGAAGGAGCGCAGCAAGGGGTCGTTCAACCTGTTGAACTACCGGTTGGCAGCGCGGGCCCAGGTGGGCTGGGGCGGCCTGAACCTGTTCGCCGAGTACGCGCTCACGCCGCTCTTCGAGGAGAACAAGGGCCCCGAGCTGATCCCGGTGAACGCAGGCATCGCCCTGGTGGGTTTCAACTGAAGGCCGGCCGGCCCGCAGGCGCGACAAGGGGAAGAGCCGAAGGGTGACCGGTCCGTGCGGGCCGTGCGGGCGATCGTCCCGCGCGGCCTGCGTATTTTCGCGGCCCACCGAACGAACCGCCGCAGCCATGGGCCGCATCTTCGAAAAACGCAAGCACAAGATCTTCGCCCGCAACGCGAAGCTCAGCAAGCTCTTCACCCGCATCGGCAAGGAGATCAGCATGGCCGTGAAGGCCGGCGGCCCCAGTCCGGAGGCCAACATGCGCCTGAAAATGGCCATCCAGAACGCCCGCGGCGCCAACATGCCCAAGGACAACATCGAGCGCGCCATCAAGAAGGCGGCCGGTGGCGGCGAGGCCGACTACGTGGAGATCACCTACGAGGGCTATGCGCCGGGGGGCGTTGCCGTGTTCGTGGACGCCAGCACCAACAACGTCAACCGCACGGTGGGCAACGTGCGTAGCTATTTCACCAAGTGCGACAGCAACCTGGGCACCAACGGCTCGCTGGCCCATGTCTTCGAACGCAAAGGCGAGTTCGTCATCGAGCTGGCGGCGCTGAAGGGCCGCGATGCCGATGAGTTCGAGATGGATCTCATCGATGCCGGGGCGGACGACGTGCTGCGCGACGAGGAGGGGTTCATGGTGCTGGTGCCGTTCCAAGGATTCGGGGCCATGCAGCAGAAGTTGGACCAGCTGGGCGTGGAGAGCAAGAGCGCCGAACTGAAGCGCTTCCCCCTCACCACCATCCCGGCGGACCTCAGCACGGCGCGCAACGTGATGCGTCTGGTGGACATGCTGGAGGAGGATGACGACGTCAACGCCGTCTTCCACAACATGGAGCTCACCGAGGAGGTCGAGGCCGAGCTGGCCCAGGGCTAGGGTCGTCAGCGCGGCCGGAAGCGGATGTGATAGCGCGTGCCCTCCGGGCCGCTCTCCACGGTGAGCAGGCCGTTCATCTGTTCCACCAGGCTCTCGATCAGGCTCACCCCCAGGGTGCTGCCATCGCTGCTGATCTTGTGCCGGGGGATGCCCACCCCGTCGTCCGCGTAGATGAGGTCGAAGGCGTGCTCGTCCACGCGCCGCACCGTGAGGGTGATCCGTCCGGATGGCCGGTCCTTGAAGGCGTGCTTGAACGAGTTGGTGATGAGCTCGTTGAGCACCAGGCCCAGCGGCACCATGGTGGTAAGATCGAATGTGATGCCCGGGTCCACCTGGGCGCTGTAGCGGATGGTGTCGCGCACGTTGTTCAGCTGCACCAGTTCGGCGAACAGTTC
Proteins encoded in this region:
- a CDS encoding YebC/PmpR family DNA-binding transcriptional regulator; translated protein: MGRIFEKRKHKIFARNAKLSKLFTRIGKEISMAVKAGGPSPEANMRLKMAIQNARGANMPKDNIERAIKKAAGGGEADYVEITYEGYAPGGVAVFVDASTNNVNRTVGNVRSYFTKCDSNLGTNGSLAHVFERKGEFVIELAALKGRDADEFEMDLIDAGADDVLRDEEGFMVLVPFQGFGAMQQKLDQLGVESKSAELKRFPLTTIPADLSTARNVMRLVDMLEEDDDVNAVFHNMELTEEVEAELAQG